A segment of the Streptomyces sp. L2 genome:
CCACGACGACGTCCCAGCGGTGGTCGACGACCATGGACGGGAAGGACACGGCCTCCACCAGCGCGGCGCAGTCCTGGAGATACTCCTGGGCCTCGCGGCTCGCGGGGACGGGCCACGGCGCCTGCCGCTGCCCTCCTGCCTGTTGTGCCATCGGGAGGTCACCCCTCTTGCCTCTGCGCCCGTTCACGCGGCGATGCGATCCTGCTGCCCGTCCTGACGCATGTCAACTATCGTGGCATTTCATGCCTGTTGACGGCTGAAATTCGCCACAGTTGTGGCGAGACCTGGATGTGAGTTCGAAGCACCGGATACTCTCCGGGAAGTTCACGGCATCCGTTGGTGAACGTCACGACCTCACCTGGGACCTGCCCCACACGAGACGTAGGAGTTCTGTCGGTGACGGATGGCTACGAGGATCCGGGCGCCGCGGCGACCGCTCAGCTGCCGGCCGTCGTCGCCCGCGTCACCGCGCTCGCCGACCGGCTCGGCGTGCCGCACGCCGAGGTCTTCGACGTGGGGCGGCTCAGCGTCGCCTGCGGCGTGCCGGAGCCCGTCGTACGGGCGCTGCTCGGCGGCCGGCCCGCGGGCGAGCCGGACGTGCAGGCGCGCTTCCTGCAGCGGCTGGACCTGCTGCGCCGCACCCGGCTGAAACCGGGCGGCCGCAAGTACACGCAGCAGGAGATCGCCGACGGCGCGGGCATGTCCCGGCAGCAGGCGGGCGCCCTCATCAACGGCGACCGGCGGCCCACCATGGAGCACTGCGACGCGCTGCAGCGGTTCTTCCGGGTGCACGCCGGATTCCTGACGGCGGAGGACCCCGAGGCACTGGCGGGCGCGCTGCAGCGCACCGAGCAGGACCTGCTGCAGAAGCTCGCCGACCGGGAGCGGGCGGCGGAACAGGCCGCCCAGGATCCGCTGGAGCGGCTGCTGCAGGACCACGGGGTGCGCGGGATCGCCTGGCGGGCCGCCCAGCTGCCCACCGACCAGCACCGGGACAAGGTCGCGGAGTGGCTCGACATGCTCCTGGAGAGCGTCAAGCGGCCCGAGTCGTGAGCCGGGGGAGGACAGTGGGCATCGGCAGGGACATGCGCCGGCTGTGCGCGGAGCTCGTCGGGGGACTGACCCTCCCCGCGCCCGCCCCGCCGCACGAGCTGTACCGGGCGCTGTGCGAGGCGATGAGCCGCCGGCGCGGCCGCCCCGTCGTCTTCCGTACGGCCGTCTTCCCGCCCGGCACGGCCAGCGGGCTGTGGCTGGACATGGCCGACCGCGACCTGGTGGTCGTCGAGGAACGCACCGCCCCCGACCACCAGTTGGTGATCCTGGGCCACGAACTGTGGCACATGCAGGCCGACCACTGCGGCCACCCCGTCGAGGGCGCCGGCGTGGCCACCCGGCTGCTGACCGACGACACCGACCGGGCCGCCCTCCAGGCCACGGTCCACCGGGTCGCCGCGCGCACCCGCTTCGACCAGGCCGAGGAGCGGGACGCCGAGACGTTCGGGCTGCTCCTCGCCAGCAAGTGCCGCACCTGGCTGGCCGGTTCGGCCCTGCGCGGTCCGGGCCGGCGCGACGGTGTGGCGGGCCGGATCGAGCTGTCCCTGGGCTATCCGGGACCGCAGGGCTGAGCGGCGGCCCCCGGGGGCCCGTCGGAGCGTTTCGGATCAGCCGAGCGGGCGAAGCGCCGCGGAGCGGGGCGGCGTTGTCAGTGGTGGGCGGCAAGCTGGACCCGTGCGCCGTACGAGGCGGCGCACGGCGCCGCAGGGCGCGCGAGACGTGACGCCGAATCGGGGAGAGCCGACCGATGACCACCGCCGTACTGACCGACCGTGAGCGCACCGCCGTCCAGGCTTATCTGCGGCTGCTGCACACCGTGCGCGCCGCCTTCGACGGGCCGCCGGACGGCACCGGCCCCGCGGTGGTGCCGCCCGGCGTGCTCGCCGAGGCCGAACAGGCCCTGGCCCGGGCGGGCCTGACGGGGAACGAGGAGCAGTTCTTCCGGCTCCTCGGCGACTGGTGCCCACCCGTGTGACGCCGATGCTGTCCGGCGGGCCGGTGGCCGGGGCAGGTGACAGCGGGTGTGGGCCCCGGGGGCCGGTGACCGGTGTGGGCCCGGCAGGCCGGTGACGGGGTGGACCCGGCGGATCAGGGGTGCGGGACGACGACGGCGGTGGTGAGCACGCCGTCGCGTACCGCCCAGCGGCCGTCGAAGGTCTGCCGGCGGACGCCGCCCAGCACGGGGCCGGGCACGAGGAGTTCGGCGCGCAGGGTGCCGTGCGGCGCGGCGCCCTGTTCCGGCCGCAGGTCGATGTCGGCCTCGGAGAAGTCCAGCCAGTTGCCGGTGAGGGGGAACCACGCCTTGTAGACGGACTCCTTGGCGCTGAACAGGAGACGGTCCCAGTGCACCTCGGGCGCGCGGCGGGCGAGCAGGCGCAGCCGTTCGGTCTCGGTGGGCAGGAAGACGTAGGAGACGACCTCCTGCGGGAGCGGCTCGTGCGGCTCGGCGTCGATGCCGAGGGAGGCCAGGTCGGCGGCGCGGGCCAGGGCGGCGGCACAGTAGCCGTCGCTGTGGGTCATGCTGCCGATCAGGCCGTCCGGCCAGCGCGGCGCGCCGCTCGCGCCGGTGACGACGGGCTGCGCGGGCACGCCGAGCTTCTCCATGGCCTGCCGGGCGCAGCCGCGTACGGCGGCGTACTCGCGGCGGCGCTTGGCCACCGCGCGCACCATGACCGCCTCCTCCTCCGGGTGCAGCGGGGCGTCCCACAGCGGGCTGTCAGCGTGCGCCTCCACGGCCACGACCGCCTGCGGGAGCAGCTCCTCGATCACCGGATTCGACCTCCATCGGCAGGATGCGGCGCGGCTGTCCCGGGGTTTCCGGGCGCCCTCGCCATTCGCGGGGGTATCCCACGGAGACCTCTTCGAAGCGCACGCCGTCGTGCCAGGTGGTCCGCGGGATGTGCAGATGACCGTAGACCATGGTCCGGACGCGGAACCGGCGGTGCCAGTCGGCGGTCAGTTCCGTGCCGCACCACATGGCGAACTCCGGGTGCCGGAGCACGTCCGTCGGGTGCCGGTGCAGCGGGTAGTGGGCCGCGAGCACCGTCGGCAGGTCCTCGGGCAGCTCGGCGAGCCTGCGTCCGGTCTCGGCGACCCGGGCGCGGCACCAGTCCTCACGGCTCGGGTAGGGATCGGAGTGCAGCAGGAACTCGTCGTTGCAGACGATGCCGGTGCCGTGCGCGTAGGCCAGGCCCTCGTCCTTGGTGGCGCAGCCGTCCGGCAGGAACGAGTAGTCGTACAGCAGGAACAGCGGGGCGACGACGGCCGGGCCGCCTGGGCCCCGCCACACGGGGTAGGGGTCCTCGGGCGTGGTGACGCCCAGTTCCCGGCACAGTTCGACCAGATGCTCGTAGCGGGCGACACCGCGCAGCGTGACCGGGTCCTTGGGGTGGGTCCACAGGTCGTGGTTGCCGGGCGCCCACAGGACCTTGCGGAAGCGGCCGGCGAGGGTGGCGAGGGTCCAGCGGATGTCGGCGACGGTCTCGGCGATGTCACCGGCCACGATGAGCCAGTCCTCGTCCGTCCCGGGGCGCATCCGCTCGACCAGGGCGCGGTTCTCGCGATAGGAGACGTGCAGGTCGCTGATGGCCAGCAGCTGCCCGGCCCCGGCCGTCGACTCCACCCGTACCCCTCCCGGTCACTCCCGATCATGTCGTCCGCACCACGAGAACACATTCGGGGGGAGGGGACAAGGGGCCCATGAGCCAGGTCGCGCGCCCCGGCCCGTCAGACCCGGGCGCGGGGCAGGTCGAGGGAGCGGCTCTCCTCCACGACCTGGTAACCGGCGCTCGTGTACAGGTTCATCGCGACCTCGTTGCCGCCCCAGACGGTGAACATCAGCGCCGTGTCGCCGGCCGCGAGAGTCGCCCGTTCGCCGGCCGCCATCGCGGCCCGGCCGTAGCCCTTTCCGCGGTACCGCTCCTCGATGTGGAGCGAGTAGCCGTAGGTGACGCCCGGGAGATGGCGGTGGCACAGCCAGCCCGTGCCGATGGGCGCGCCCGCGGCTTCCAGCACCAGAAAGGTGTTGTCGGGCGCCGCCAGGCCGTCCGGGATCAGCTCCGCGAAGTCCCGGTCCGACTTGCGTACGGCCTCCTCACGGCTGCGCGCCCCGGACCGGGCGATGTCGTCGGCGTACGACGCCTTCTCCGCGGCCAGCCAGCCGGGATACTCGGCGGGGGTCATCGGCCGTGCGGTGACGCCGTCGAGCGGTTCGGGCGGGGACGCGAGGGGCCGCGCCCTGACCTGGCCGCGCACGCCGTAGTCGTCGAAGAGGGTGCCCGCGGGTTCGGTGAGCCGTATGTGCAGCTTGCGGGCGCCGCGCCCGGCGCACCAGTCCTCGGCCCAGTCCCGGGCGGCCCGTTCGTGGCCGCGGCCGGTGTGGGGCGCGTCGACGTGGAGGTCGCCGATCCGGCCCGCGGGCGCGCCGTCGTCGTCGGACAGGGACACGGCCACGTGCCCGACGCGGGTCCCGGCGTCGGTGATCTCGGCGACGGTCCAGTCGACGGCGCGTTCGCGCTCGGTCGACAGCATACGGTCGACCGCCGCCGCACCGAGGCCGGTGCGGGAGTAGGAGGCGCGCAGCCGGCGTTCGAAGTCGTGCTGCCAGGGCGCGGTGTCGGTGAGGACGCTGATGTCTGTCACCTGATCACACTAGTCCTGGCGGCGCGGGGCCGAACGGGTGACGCCGGGGCCGCTGGGACCGGGGAGGCGGGATTTCGTGGTGTCCGCGGTGTACGCGCGGGCCGGGCGAAGCCGTATGATCGCCCCCGACACCACCGCCCCGACTCCCTTCGCCGCAGGGCGGGTTCGGTGTCCCTTCCTCTCTCCTGCCCGGGCCCGGGCCGCTCAGCCCTGCCCGCACACCGCGAAAGGCGGCCTGCATGATCTCTCGCGTACGCGTCTGGCTCAATCGTACGTACGCGGAGAACGTGTTCTTCATCGATCAGCTGCGGGGTAATCCCGCCGGCCGCGCGATCGAGGTCCACGCGACGCACGGCGACGCGGACTCACCCGTGCTGGCCGCCGCCGACACCGCCGACCTGGAGCCGGAGGGCCTGTCCGCGGCCGGGTACGTCGAGTACGCCCTCGACCAGTGCGCGCGGCGCGGGATCGACGTGTTCGTGCCGCGGCTGCACCAGGCGGCGATCGTCGCGCACCGCGCCGAGTTCGAGGCCGCCGGCACGGCTCTGCTGGCGCCGACGGCGCGGGCGGTGGCCGTGTTCGAGGACAAGGTGACCGCGTACGAGGCGGTCGCCTCGGCCGGTGTTCCCGTGCCGCCGTGGTGGCGGGTCCGCTCGGCCGGCGAACTCGTCGCCGCCGTGGAGGAGTTGGAGGCGGCCGGGGACACCGCGTGCTTCAAGCCGGCCGCCGGGGCGGGCGGGGTCGGCTTCCGCGTGCTCACCCGGTCCCCCTTCTCCCTCGCGCACCTCGGCGGCTTCCCCGGTCCGCAGGTGCACCTGGACGGCGTCGTCGAGGCGTTGCTGCGGTCGGGCGAGCCCGTGGACTGGCTGGTGATGCCGCGGCTGGGGCAGCCGGAGGTGTCCGTGGACTGTCTGACCGGACCGGACGACCGGGTCCGGCTGGCGGTGGGACGGACCAAGAACGGCCGCCGCCGGGGCTTCACGCTGCACGAGCAGTGGCTGGGACCGGCCCGCACCATCGCGGAGGGCTTCGGCCTGCACCACCTGTCCAACATCCAGTTCCGGATGTACGGCGACCGTCCCGTCCTGCTCGACGTCAACACGCGGGCCGCCGGCGGTCTGCACCAGCTGTCGTTGTGCGGGGTGAACGCGCCGTGGACGGCGGTCAGGCTGGCCCTGGGCGAGGAAGTGGGCGTGGTCGAACCGCCGTTCCTCGGGCCGGACTACACGGTGGTGTCCGGGCCCCGGCCGCTGCGGGCGGTGTCGCTGCCGCAGCAGCGGGGCGAGTCGCTCCCGTCGCTGCCCGCGCCCGCCGGCCGGCAGAGCGGGAGCAGCCCGGCGCGGGCGCTGCCCCTCTAGGCCCTCACTCCAGGTACGCGAGGCCCGGGTGGACCTCGGTGTACGCCTCCACCAGGCGCCGGGCCACGCCGACGGAGTCGATCAGCGGGTGCAGGGCGAAGGCCTTCACCGCCGTGGCGCGGGAGCCGGACTCGGCGGCGGCGAGCACCTCGCGCTCGACGGCCTTGACCGAGCAGACCAGGCCGGTGGCGTGGCCGGGCAGCGGGTCGGCGGCGAGGGGGTGGGCGCCGCCCGCGTCGACCAGGCAGGGCACCTCGACGACCGCGTCGGCGTCGAGGACGGACAAGGTGCCCCGGTTGCGGACGTTGAGGATCAGCGTGGTGCGTTCGTCGCGGGCGACGGCCCGCATCAGGGCGAGGGCGACCTTCTCGTAGCCGCCGGACAGGTCGTCGTCCTCGCGTTCACCGGCGCCCGCCGTTCGGCGGTTCTCCGCCATGTAGGTAGCCTCGCGTTCGGCGCGGGTGCGGTTCCACAGGTCCAGGGCGGGGGTGCCGGGGCGGCCGGCCTCCTCGTAGAAGCGGGCCTGCTGGTCCAGGAGGAAGGCGCCGCGGGTCTTCTCCGCCTGCTGGCAGGCGCGTACGGCCTCGCGGTTGAAGTAGTAGTAGTGCAGGTACTCGTTGGGAATCGCGCCCAGGGAGCGCAGCCAGTCGGCGCCGAACAGCCGCCCCTCCTCGAAGGAGCCGAGCAGGGCGGGGTCGGCCAGCAGCCGGGGCAACTGGTCGCGGCCGTCTACGCGCAGGGCACGCACCCAGCCGAGGTGGTTGAGGCCGACGTAGTCGACGGACGCCCGGCCCGGGTCGGCGCCGAGGACGCGGGCGATACGGCGGCCGAGGCCGACCGGCGAGTCGCAGATGCCGATGACCCGGTCGCCGAGGTAGCGGGACATGGCCTCGGTGACCAGGCCGGCCGGGTTGGTGAAGTTGATGACCCAAGCGTCGGGGGCCAGGCGGGCGACGCGCTGGGCGATGCCGACGGCGACGGGTACGGTACGCAGGCCGTAGGCGATGCCGCCGGCGCCGACCGTCTCCTGGCCGAGGACGTCCTCGGCGAGGGCCACCCGTTCGTCGGCGGCCCGGCCCCGCAGTCCGCCGACGCGGATGGCGGAGAACACGAAGTCGGCGCCGCGCAGGGCCTCGTCGAGGTCGGTCGTCGCGGTCACCCGGGGCGCGTCCGGGACGCCGACGGCCTGGGCGTCCAGTACACGGGACACCGCATACAGTCGACCGGCGTCCAGGTCGTGCAGCACGACCTCGGTCACCCGGCCCTCGGCGCGGTCCGTCAGCAGCGCCCCGTACACGAGCGGCACCCGGAATCCGCCGCCGCCCAGAATGGTCAGCCTCACGCTCGCACCTTCCCCACCGCTCCGCCCACACCACACCCGACCGGTCACCTCGACGCCCCCTCCATCTTCACCGACGACCACCGTGGCGGGTGACGACCCGCCGTGGGGGGAGGACGACGAAGCGGCCGATTCCTGGGACCGGCGAGGCGGCCGCCGCCCGGGACCGGGCGAGGCGACCCGGCGTCCCGGGACCGGTGCGCAGGTTTGCCCTCCGGTGACCGGCGAAGCGACCCGCCGATCGGGCCGATGCGTCGTCCCCGCTCGCCACCCGGCATCGGGCGGCCGGCCGGCCGGGGCCCCGTGGCCGGCCGGGCAACGGCGTCGAACCAGGGCCGGAGAGACCGCAGCCCGCGTCGCGGTGTCCTCAGCGCGGGAGGGCGGCCAGCAGGCGGCGGTCTCGGGGGGCCGGTTTGCGGTCGAGGCGGGTGTCGAGGAGACGGCGGGCTGCGTCGGTGCGGCCGTCGGCCACCAGGGCGTACAGCAGGGTCTCCTCCACCACCTCGCGTTGGGCCGCGCTGCCGCCGACCCCGCTCAGGGCGGGCAGAAGGGCGTCGAGTCCGCGGGCCGCCTCATGGAAGCGCCGCTCCACGAGAGCCGCGAACGCCTCGCACAGCGGGACGATCACCTCGCGCTGCACCGCGTCCGCGCCCGCCGCGTGGTCGCGGAGCCGGCGCAGCGCGGGCAGGTCGCCGTCGGCGGTCAGGACGACGGCCGCGTGCAGGGCGGTGAACGCGGTCGCGGGGTGTTCCAGCACGTCCCGTTCGACGGCGTCGAGGACGTCCGCCACCGGCAGCTCGCCCGGCCAGCTGTCGCTCAGCCGCGCCCGCCACAGCAGCGACCCGGAGTCGACGAGCGCCCGTACCCCGGTCACCCGCCGGGGCGCCAGCTGGGCGAACCAGCGCCTGCGCAGCGCCGCCGGGTCGTCCAGGGCGAGTTCGTGCAGCGCGATGTGCCAGGAGAAGTGGGCCCGGTGGACGGCGCCCCGGCCGCGCCCGGCCACCCAGCGGTCCAGCCAGTCGCGGCCCGCCTCGTGGGCGCCGGTCTCGTAGTGCACGTGGGTTAGGGCGTGCACGGCGTGCCCGGAGCCGGGTTCGGCGGCCAGCGCCCGGTGGGCGAGTTCACCGGCCTCGTGCAGCCGGCCCTGCCCCTGCCGGAGGAAGGCGAGCAGCGAGGTGTGGAACCAGTGTCCGTCGTGGGCCGGGGAGGTCAGGTCGAGCAGGGCGAGGGCGTCGTCGGCGGCCAGGTCGCGTACGCCGGAGAAGGCGATGGTGGGGACGGCGGCGGCCAGCGCGAGCGCGTCGGCCGGGTGTGCGCGCAGGTGCCGTACGAGGGCCCGGTCGCCGTCGTCTCCGGTGATGCGGCGGCCGACGGTGTCGACGAAGGACCGCTCCCGTTCGTCGGCCCGCTCGCGGGCGCTGCGGCGGGCGTCGGCGAGGGCGCGGGGCACGTCCACAGCGGCCCCGCACTCGTGGCCGAGCAGGGCGAGGGCGGCGTGGCCGAGGGCGAAACCGGGGTCCAGGGCGACCGCGCGGGCGAGGGCGTCCCCGGCGCCGGAGCGTACCTTCAGGATCCGGTCGAGGCCGGTGCGGTAGGCGGCGGCCGCCTCGGCGTGCGTGGACAGGGGCAGCCCGTGTCCGTCGGCCGGGCGGCGGCTCCGACGGCGCGGCGCGGCGGCCGGCGCGAGGATGCGGCCCGCCAACTCGGCTGCCTGGACGCGGATTTCGGGGACCGCCGTGGTCTCCCACAGTTCGCCCCGTCGGGGTGCGCCGAGGGTGTGGAGCGCCAGCCGGGCGCGTCCGTGGGCGTCGAGGAGGCGGCCGTCGCGGGTGGCGACGCCCATGCCGAGCGGGCCGGGGACCGCGAGGCCGTCGGCGAACAGGCCCTGCCACAGGGGGCCGTCGGGCAGGCGTCCGGGACCGGTGCAGTCGATCACCCAGCCCACGTGGAGGGCGCGGCCGTCGGACAGGAGGACGGTGAGGGTGCCGTCGTCGCGGGCGGTGGCGTCGGTGACGGTGCCGGTGTGCACGGTCAGCCGGCGTGCGGTGCGGGCCCGTTCGACGTGCTCGGCGGTGGCCGGGGCCATGCGGTGTCGGTGGGTGTTCCACAGGGCGCCGTCCCGGACCAGGAACTCCTCCCGCTCGCCCGGCGTGAGGGCGCGCCACAGGCGTGCGGTGTGTGGGCGGAGGCTGTCCAGGGCGGGCCGCCAGTCGCCGTGGACACGCAGGGAGCGGCTCAGGTGGCGGAGGACGGTGCGGCGCAGCCGGTCCAGGGGCATCGGGCCCAGTCCGGCGGGTGCGGCCATCTCACCGGCCGGGCCCAGCGCGTGCGCCTCGGGCAGCAGGCCGCCGCGGGAGACGGTGTGCACGCGGCGCCCGGGCCGGTCCAGGGTCAGAGCCAGGTCGACGGCGGTCAGGCCGCTGCCGACCAGCAGGACGTCCCCGCCGTGGTCGCCCGCCGGTCCGTCGAGGGCGCCGGGCACCCAGGGCCCGGTGACGAACCGGGGTGAGCCGAGCAGGGCGGGCGGCGCCCAGTCGGCCACCGCCCCGGCCGGTCCGGTGGCGAGGACGACGGCGTCGGCGGTCAGGGCGTCCCCGTCGGTGAGGCGCAGCGTGATCCGGGCACCGGGGGCGGTGTCCGTGGCGGTGGTGGTGCAGTGGTGGGCGCGGGTGCGCAGGCGTCGTACGGCGACCGTGCCCTGCGCGCGGACGATGGCCCGGCCGAGGGTGTCGGCGAGGTAGGCGCCGTAGCGGTGGCGGGTCGCGAAGTCGGCGGCGGTGACCTGGGGTTCGCCGTGCCGGCACAGCCAGCGGGTGAAGTGTCCTGGTTCGTCGGGGTAGGCGCTCATGCCACCGGCCGGCACGTTCAGGCGGTGCCGGGGGTCGGTGGTGGCGTAGGCGGTGCCGCGCCCGGCCTCGGGGGCGGGGTCGATCAGGACGAGGTCGAGGGGGGTCCGGCGGCGGGTCGCCGTCTCGCAGAGCTGGACGGCGGTCAGGGCGCCCGCCGCTCCCGCTCCGACGATCGCCACGGTGGGCCGCTTGCGCGCTTCTGTCACGGATGCCTCCGGCGGGGTGGGCGTGCGGGTGTCTCCTGGTGTGTCCTTCCTGCCGATCGAGCGGGCTGGGGAGGGCCGGACCGGGATGCGGGGTGCGGGGCGCAGGGTGCGGTGTGCGGGGCGCAGGGTGCGGGTTGCACGCCATGGCGCACCCGCAGGACCACGGTCCCGGCCGGAACGCCGGTCGGTGTCCCCACTCTGGTCACAGTCGCCGGACCGGGGACAACCATGGTTCCGGCCGACTCCGCGGGCACGCCGGAGATGGCCCACAACCGCCGTACGAGGGCTGCCCGTCGGGCCGTGTGCACGGGGCCCGGCGGGCGTATACACGCCGCGGTAGGCGATATGCGGCTACCGGCTACCACCCACGCGCTGTTTGCCATCTCCACGGAGCCCGTCCGCGATCCGCACGCGGCTGTCCGCCGTACACACCCGGCCGTCAACCGCACGCACGCTGCCCATGGCCGCACGCACGCTGCCGTCCGTGATCCACACCCGACTGCCCACCGCCTACACGCGGCCGTCCGCCGTATACACGCGGCTCGTCGACCGCATGCACGCGACCCCTCAGCCGTACGCACGCGGCACCTCCACCTCACGCACGCGACCCCTCGGCCGACCACCCGCCTTCACCCGACCCAGCCCCAGGACGCTCCCCCACTTCACAGAGTGAACTCCACCCGGACAAAAGGACTTTCCTTGTTTTAAGTCTTGACGGCCCGGCGGCCGGAGAGCACATTGACGCCAGTCCTGAGAGCGCTCTCAGGGCACTCCCCGCATCTCCCCGTACCTGAGAGGCCTCCCCATGAGCGAACCCTCCGGAATATCCAGATCCGGGTCGCCCGGCCGCGGCGGAGCGCACCGCGCCCGTTCCTTCCGCCGTGCCCTCGTCGCGGTGGCCGCCACGATCGGTCTGGCCGCGGCCGCCGCCACGGTGGCCACCGCGCCCGCGAACGCGTCCGCGCCCACACCCCCTTCGGGCTGGTCACAGGTCTTCCTGGACGACTTCAACGGCGCGGCCGGCTCGGGCGTGAACACGGCGAACTGGCTGTACGACACCGGGACGTCCTACCCGGGCGGCGCCGGCAACTGGGGCACCGGCGAGGTCGAGTCGATGACGTCGTCCACCAGCAACGTCTCGCTCGACGGCAACGGCAACCTGCTGATCACGCCGCGCCGGGACTCCTCCGGCCACTGGACGTCCGGCCGGATCGAGACCAACCGCACCGACTTCCAGCCGCCGGCCGGCGGCAAGCTGCGCGTGCAGGCCCGGATCCAGATGCCGAACGTGACCGGCGCCGCCGCCAAGGGCTACTGGCCGGCGTTCTGGATGCTGGGCTCGCCGTTCCGGGGCAACTACCAGAACTGGCCCGGCGTCGGCGAGCTGGACATCATGGAGAACGTCCAGGGCCTCAACACCGACTGGGCCACCATGCACTGCGGCACCAACCCGGGCGGCCCCTGCAACGAGACGTCCGGCATCGGCAACTCCACGTCCTGCACGGGCAGTACCTGCCAGGCCGGCTTCCACACCTACGCGATGGAGTGGGACCGCTCGACCAGCCCCGAGGAGATCCGCTTCTACCTCGACGGCGTCAACTTCCACACCGTGAAGGCGAACCAGGTCGACGCGACCACCTGGGCCAACGCCACGAACCACGGCTACTTCGTCATCCTCAACGTGGCGATGGGCGGCGGCTTCCCGGGCGCCTTCGGCGGCGGCCCGGACAGCGGGACCGAGCCGAACCACCCGATGGCCGTGGACTACGTCCAGGTGCTGACGTCCGGCGGTGGCGGCGGCACCACTCCCCCGCCCACCGGCAACCGTGACGCCTACAGCGCGATCCAGGCGGAGTCGTACGACAGCCAGTCCGGGGTGGCCACCGAGACGACGTCGGACTCCGGCGGCGGCAAGGACATGGGCTGGCTCGCGAACGGCGACTGGGCGCTCTACAAGGGAGTCGACTTCGGTTCCTCGGCGGCCCGGCAGTTCACCGCGCGCGTGGCGAGCGGCGCGGCCTCCGGGGTCAGCGGCCTGGTGGAGGTGCGGCTGGACAGCCGGAGCAACGCGCCGATCGGCAGCTTCGCGGTGGGCGACACCGGGGGCTGGCAGAGCTGGCGGTCGATCCCGGCGAACATCAGCGCGGTGACCGGGACGCACGACGTGTACCTCACGTTCACGAGCGGACAGCCGGCCGACTTCGTGAACGTGAACTGGTTCGACTTCGGCCACTGACGCCGACACGCCCTGCCGGACCCCGGTCGCGGTCCCGAAGGCCCCTCACCCCCCGGGCCTTCGGGGCCGTTCGCCGTCACGGGCCGGCCGGTCCGGCCAGCTCCGCCCGGAACGCCACCGGGGTGACACCGGTGTGCAGGTGGAAGAACTTGGAGAAGTTGGCCGCGTCGGGGAAGCCCACGGCCGCCCCGACCCGGCCGATCGGCAGGTCCGTGTGCGCGAGGAGGCGTTTGGCCTCCAGGACGACGCGTCGGTCGATGAACCCCTTGGGGGTCTGCCCGGTCGCGGCCCGGACCGCGCGGACCAGGGTGCGGCGCGAGTACCCCAGACCGTCGGCGTAGGCGCTGACGCTGTGGTTGGTGGCGAAGCCCTGCTCGACGGCGTCACGGAAGAGCGTGAAGGGGGTGTCCGCCGCGTCCGCGCGCCACCGGTCCGCCTCCTCCGGACCGGCCGCCAGGTGCGCGAGGCGCAGCAGGAACGCGGTGAGGCTGTGCCGCAGCACGGCGGTGTGCAGGCCGAGCGGGAGGGTCGTGGTGTCCTCGTACTCGCGGCGCAGCTGGTCAAGGGCCGCGCCGAGTCCGGTGAGTTGCGCGGGGCCGGGGTGCAGCAGGGGCGGGAGGTCGTAGCGGTAGAGGCCGGTGGCCTCGACGGTGGCACGCGGCAGGAAGCCGGGCTGCATGGTCAGGACGGTTCCGCGGTACTCGCTGCCGCGGGAGAACCGGTGGACCTGTCCGGGGCGGATCCACAACAGGTCGCCGGCGCCGGCCTCGTACGTGGCGAAGTCGACCATGTGCCGTACGGGGCCGGCGGTGAACAGCATGACCACGTGGTAGTCGATGCGGTGGACGCGGTGCAGCGGGGCGTCGGAGTGCCAGGTGCGGTCGGTCTCCAGCGGGCCGATCCGCATACCGACGCCGCCGGCGGCCCGGTCGGCCGGGAAGGGGAACGTTCTGATCCCGTCAGCGTCCTGCCCGCGTGCGCCGTCCTGCCCGCGTGCACCGTCCTGCTCGTCTGTTCTGTCCGCCATG
Coding sequences within it:
- a CDS encoding FAD/NAD(P)-binding protein, which gives rise to MTEARKRPTVAIVGAGAAGALTAVQLCETATRRRTPLDLVLIDPAPEAGRGTAYATTDPRHRLNVPAGGMSAYPDEPGHFTRWLCRHGEPQVTAADFATRHRYGAYLADTLGRAIVRAQGTVAVRRLRTRAHHCTTTATDTAPGARITLRLTDGDALTADAVVLATGPAGAVADWAPPALLGSPRFVTGPWVPGALDGPAGDHGGDVLLVGSGLTAVDLALTLDRPGRRVHTVSRGGLLPEAHALGPAGEMAAPAGLGPMPLDRLRRTVLRHLSRSLRVHGDWRPALDSLRPHTARLWRALTPGEREEFLVRDGALWNTHRHRMAPATAEHVERARTARRLTVHTGTVTDATARDDGTLTVLLSDGRALHVGWVIDCTGPGRLPDGPLWQGLFADGLAVPGPLGMGVATRDGRLLDAHGRARLALHTLGAPRRGELWETTAVPEIRVQAAELAGRILAPAAAPRRRSRRPADGHGLPLSTHAEAAAAYRTGLDRILKVRSGAGDALARAVALDPGFALGHAALALLGHECGAAVDVPRALADARRSARERADERERSFVDTVGRRITGDDGDRALVRHLRAHPADALALAAAVPTIAFSGVRDLAADDALALLDLTSPAHDGHWFHTSLLAFLRQGQGRLHEAGELAHRALAAEPGSGHAVHALTHVHYETGAHEAGRDWLDRWVAGRGRGAVHRAHFSWHIALHELALDDPAALRRRWFAQLAPRRVTGVRALVDSGSLLWRARLSDSWPGELPVADVLDAVERDVLEHPATAFTALHAAVVLTADGDLPALRRLRDHAAGADAVQREVIVPLCEAFAALVERRFHEAARGLDALLPALSGVGGSAAQREVVEETLLYALVADGRTDAARRLLDTRLDRKPAPRDRRLLAALPR
- a CDS encoding 6-phospho-beta-glucosidase yields the protein MRLTILGGGGFRVPLVYGALLTDRAEGRVTEVVLHDLDAGRLYAVSRVLDAQAVGVPDAPRVTATTDLDEALRGADFVFSAIRVGGLRGRAADERVALAEDVLGQETVGAGGIAYGLRTVPVAVGIAQRVARLAPDAWVINFTNPAGLVTEAMSRYLGDRVIGICDSPVGLGRRIARVLGADPGRASVDYVGLNHLGWVRALRVDGRDQLPRLLADPALLGSFEEGRLFGADWLRSLGAIPNEYLHYYYFNREAVRACQQAEKTRGAFLLDQQARFYEEAGRPGTPALDLWNRTRAEREATYMAENRRTAGAGEREDDDLSGGYEKVALALMRAVARDERTTLILNVRNRGTLSVLDADAVVEVPCLVDAGGAHPLAADPLPGHATGLVCSVKAVEREVLAAAESGSRATAVKAFALHPLIDSVGVARRLVEAYTEVHPGLAYLE
- a CDS encoding AraC family transcriptional regulator, which codes for MADRTDEQDGARGQDGARGQDADGIRTFPFPADRAAGGVGMRIGPLETDRTWHSDAPLHRVHRIDYHVVMLFTAGPVRHMVDFATYEAGAGDLLWIRPGQVHRFSRGSEYRGTVLTMQPGFLPRATVEATGLYRYDLPPLLHPGPAQLTGLGAALDQLRREYEDTTTLPLGLHTAVLRHSLTAFLLRLAHLAAGPEEADRWRADAADTPFTLFRDAVEQGFATNHSVSAYADGLGYSRRTLVRAVRAATGQTPKGFIDRRVVLEAKRLLAHTDLPIGRVGAAVGFPDAANFSKFFHLHTGVTPVAFRAELAGPAGP
- a CDS encoding glycoside hydrolase family 16 protein, with amino-acid sequence MSEPSGISRSGSPGRGGAHRARSFRRALVAVAATIGLAAAAATVATAPANASAPTPPSGWSQVFLDDFNGAAGSGVNTANWLYDTGTSYPGGAGNWGTGEVESMTSSTSNVSLDGNGNLLITPRRDSSGHWTSGRIETNRTDFQPPAGGKLRVQARIQMPNVTGAAAKGYWPAFWMLGSPFRGNYQNWPGVGELDIMENVQGLNTDWATMHCGTNPGGPCNETSGIGNSTSCTGSTCQAGFHTYAMEWDRSTSPEEIRFYLDGVNFHTVKANQVDATTWANATNHGYFVILNVAMGGGFPGAFGGGPDSGTEPNHPMAVDYVQVLTSGGGGGTTPPPTGNRDAYSAIQAESYDSQSGVATETTSDSGGGKDMGWLANGDWALYKGVDFGSSAARQFTARVASGAASGVSGLVEVRLDSRSNAPIGSFAVGDTGGWQSWRSIPANISAVTGTHDVYLTFTSGQPADFVNVNWFDFGH